Sequence from the Acropora muricata isolate sample 2 chromosome 10, ASM3666990v1, whole genome shotgun sequence genome:
TCTGCTGATTGACAACCCTTAACTCCACCGTATGAATCGATAGCAGACTTCATATCGCTGGCACTTTTAATATCGTTACCTTCATTAATGAAGCGCCTCATGTGACTCTTAACTGTAGCTATTCTCCTGTCACAGACATCTTTTCCAGCCTGTGGATCGCTGAAATCGTACCTGGAAATGGTGATCCCAGTGCGCTTTCCAAGGTCTGAAAGTGATAATATGAGGTAGCCACAGTGATAGCATCCTGCATTGTCGGATCGTAGGAAGGCTTCTTTTAGGGTGGGAAAACTTGTTTTTAGAGTTTTGAGGGTATTTTCCAAGATTGAAGCAACTGCAAACCAGTTTTGGTTGCATTCGTCAAATACATGGATATAGGTCAAAGTCtagaatttaaacaaaataatggaATTAATCAGAAATCTATCTTCTTTGCTACATAAAATCACGTGCATAACAACACACCcgaattttaacaatttttttttaatcaatacGGTTTCATGTAGACGAAAAACCTGGAGCCTACAGAAAGCATTTCGAGACCAACAGTTTGAAGTACACCTTGtgtcttttgtcttttaaatttagtgaccaaaataaaattgatatcCAGAGTAAAACGATAAGACTTTATGCGATAAGAACAATTGATAGTTGAAAGTTCACCTCTATTTCATCATTATCACCCTTGGTTACTGCCACGGTCACGTGCCAAGATTTTCCCTTCTTTCCAAACCAGTCCCTCTGTGTCTCTCTAAAACTAGTTGGAAGGAATTTCATGGCCCAGTCCATGATCAAGAAAACCTGATCATGCTTTAAGTGATCGATAATATCTCTTTTTGCGTTATCCTGGTGGGCAGCTCGAAGAATATGCGCCTTCCATTCATCCAGCTTTGGAGCCGAAGTATTCACGTCGTGTTCAATCTCTTCCTGTTGGTCAGCGTCACTGCAACGGTAATATAAGAGATACTAAATGTATGGTTTCACTATAAACTGAATACATGTCTTTATACCTCTAATTGACCAaacaaacggaaaaaaaaacgcaaCAAACACATATGGTGTGTAGCATCCGCCAGCAAGTACGAATTACTGGTTTGTTTTCATTAAGGTAATTTGAGTGCCACGAGAATGACGTTTCGGCCGTGGGCTTTGTTGCTCTGATGGGGGACGCTTCAAATATGAATATCAACTTTAAGCGACTTTTCACTCGTCAGAAACATTGACATCAGATCAAGCTAAACTAAGCTTGGGCTGGCCTGGACAGTGGTACTGCGGGTGATCGCGACTCACCTGTATTTGACTGCAGAGGAAGATAATGACAGCTGGAGGTCTACTAAGACATTTCTCAATTCTTCACAGCGGTCACAGCTGACGTTATGCTCGTGTTCACATTTCCCTAAATATTCAGATTCACTGGTGCTCAGTGCATAAACACTGCAATGGTCTGCACAAGGCTCAACTCTAGAAACGTGAAGTTTGTAGTCTGTCTTTAGATAGTTCTTTGCTGACATTAGTAGAGCCTTCATATCCTTTGCTATTTGCTCGTCCAACCCTGTTGACgcgaaaaataaaaatgaaaaccttgCGATGAATGCGTCCAAACACCGGAAGAGCATCAATTATAGTAAAGACACATATCCTTCTCTCTTTCCCGGATTGGCTACTACTGATCCTGCTTTCAGAATATTATTTAAAGAGCCTACAAAAACCTGTATTGTATGTGCTCTCTCCTGGGGCCGTTTGGGATTCACTTCGTCAGTGTGGGTGCAATAGCTATCACTTTCTGACTGAAATACTTAGCACCTACCCAGTTTGCAAAGTTTGTCCGTTGTTTCATATAAAGTAGCAAACGCCAAAACTCCATCCGTTTGTGTGCTGTCTAACCCAGCGAGTGATTTTTTTTGAGACGCAGCACATATCTATAAGCGAGAAATAAACAATAAGTTCATGACTTAATGAatccttaataataattattgtttcaagcATATTTACAAAGAATGACCTTTGGTTATAACATGAATCATTTTAATCTTACCACGTATTTCCCTTTCCCTTCCAAGCTCTTGAAGTACCACTAAAAAATAAAGTGAAAGTCTCCTTACCTTTACTATATTGAATAGCGTTGACTGTCCCAGGGGTGCAAATTCATATTCTTTACAATATGCCTGGTAGAGCTGAATCAAACGCGAGGCCACAACAGTCCTCACCACGTTAGGGATTTCAATCTTCTCTCCACTGGAAAGTTTTAGGGTCTTGGTACCGTACGCTACATCCTGAAGGAAAGTCGGGCTTGATATAAAATCTAGGAAGTGGTCGACCTTTACTGGATCAAGTCGGCACCTCTGCAAGACAGGTGGCTCAATAACTTGGCCAGGACTAGCAACATAGGCATGTTTTCGGGCCTCGTCTATTCTCCATTTCGTTAGACCTGGAATTAAGCTTAACAATTCGGTCTTCGAGTAATCGCTGACAAAGACAGAGAGAATTTGTCGCCTGGTGTGCCAAGACGTTGCCTCATTATACAACGTTATAAGTCTAGAAAGCAAAGTCTTTTCAGGAAGATTTGCATCTGATTCAGCTGCACCACTGTACCTTTCTATAACCTGTTGAAGGAGCCATTTTGACTGTCCAGGTGCGATAGCTTCTAGTACAGTCTCTACTGCCTGTGCGCCTTTTCGTTTATAATAACGAACAGTAGGTGATGAGATGCTCTCAACGACAGTACTCAGCTGAGAACGTACGGGGCTTACTCTTCCATCTGCAATTCTCAAAAAGTTGTTCAGGGAATGCAGTTTCATTTGCACTTGAGGGGTTGGCTGCCATTCCTGCGACGTCTCTCCAGCAGTAACAGAATCTTGTGAGGCCGAAGAGAACACGTCTGATGCGGATCCTTCATCACATGATGGAGGATGTTGTTCACCCAAAGCCGATATCTGAAgagtaaacaaaacaaaacaaaacaaaaaaacaattgtaTAAGGGAGCCAatttaattaatgatatttgcaagggccatttttttggcctgATGATGTAAATCAAGAAAATGTAAGGAAAGATACGGTTTTTTTCCTATGGAATTGGGGAGGGTCCAAACCTGCTTTATTCTCAACCAGGGGAGGGCACAGCTCTAAACTACTTCATGTCGCTTCTATTTTATATATGCAAGCAAAGCTACCAGTCAAGGTTAATCTTGATTATTTACAGGTGTcgaaaaatttgcatatcgAAAAGCTAACATAATTGTCTCTCTCGACCAGTGCCCGCTTTCGTCCATACTTTGATGTTTCCGCGCGGGTTTCTGATATAAAATCAGTCTTCGGTGAGGATTCGTCACTTAGGCTACATCGGCTTGAACCGCTTAATTTTTGCTACGAATCTCCCGGTAGCCGCCGAATTGTCAAAAGTCACAGCCAACTTGTGATTCATTGCTCTGAAGGCCACGCGAACTTCCTACTGGCACTTTCTTTCAGTAACGAAACAGTGGCTTAAGCGTTCCATGTAGGGACAAGTTTTTAAAAGGACAGGTAGACTTTTGGCAGAATACTATTTGAGAATTCAGTATATTCGCAACTTGAGTTCGGGAACCACCCTAGGCCTTCATCTTTCCTCTTCTCCGGAGTTATGCTTTCACTAGTTCCCGCAGCCGATGTATCACGAACAGTTAGAGGAGTAGCGGGTATCCTTTTTAGAACTGCAAGTCAGCAAACAGCCACAATAGCCACAAGTTGCTCCATCTGACCAGACCTCATGAAATCCTAGCATTCACCACAAGCACATTGCCCTCTTTCTATTCCTCGTACCTTCATGTCCATTTTCAAGTACACCGTACAATAGTACAGTAAAACGCCACCCTATTAACTACTTTGTGCATAGATAAACGCGGTGATATCAGTAACACGTCCAGTTTGTTATTTTCGCTTTGGGTTAGCTTTGTATTGGATAGGTGAGAGGAGGgtcaattgtttttgtttgagtGTTTCGGAAGGGTCATGCATTAATCCATTCCAGGAAGTGGGAGGGCCACGATATCTTTCgccaaaaaattctaaaataccCCAGCCCACCTCTCCCCGTTAAAAAATGTACCTGCCCTAACTAAGACAAAATTCCATGATCATTCTTATATAATTGCATCTCATGCTACTTTCTTTGTTAGTACCAAAACGGTTTTTGTTAACTACACTAGACATTATTCTAGAGCTATCATAGAAATACAGAACTGATACCTCAATGGGACTGGAAGGTTCATTATAGCTAGTTGAAGGCTGTGCTGTTGGAGCGAGCTGGTACTCAGGTATATGAATGACTGTAGTAGATTGTTCTATTCTGGCTGCAGGTCCACCCTGTGTGGCTTTGTGCTCGTTTCGGCAAGCTTTGCATATACCTGTCAAATGTTAATTACATCAAATATTTATCAGTAGAAATTAGTTAAAATTACAGCAATAAGGGAAATTTTAATGATTTATTGTGTGTATTGCTTTCACTCGCCTTAGCAGTTAAAACTCACACAATCCAGGTTTGCCAAAGAAATACGAAGGCCTTACCACATGCGCAACGTGACCTGTCAACCGCACCTAAAACGAGGTGTGTGTCCTATTGCAGTCTCAGTTTATTTGCCCAGATCGTAAGGGATAGTataaaacgaattggacacgcACAAATTTATGATAAAATGCTCCTGTTGTTGAACGCATATTGAACGATTTGTTATGGGTGCGAGTGATTTTTCATTCTACATATTTTCACCATGATAATTATGAGGCAACGCCACCACGCTGTAGCTATTGCGTGTGAAAGGATTTAGGGCTGAAAACACCAAAATGAACAGaaaattttcagaattttcggGTCTTTCTGCAGATACCGGAAAGCATAGTGTTTTTAGGATCAGTCTTTACTTCgagttcttttcttttgtttgtttgattgtttacGTCTAaggctaattttcaaatatcCGGCAAAAGGGACTTCCTCGAGACGACCGAAATTTTCTAACTTTTCTGTCCCAATCGACTTTGAACCGCAAATTTTGGTCGAATCGAACATGCCTCTTTAAATTCATTATGAGGCGACAGATACAGCAGATAAATTTGCTTCTTCCGTTATCAGATTGCGAAATGTCTAGTTTCTGATATTTGTCTGTCATTTTGCTTTACTAAACCTATCACTTCATGATAATTGAGGGTGTGCCGTTTCGATAATAGTCTTTTGTTAAATCTTAAAAATGTGGGGGAGTTTGATAAGGAGTGAGAAATAAAGAACAAAGAATTGACAAGGAGTAAGAATTACCTACTATAAAATCTATCAAATCAAAGTGGAAATTAATTTGAGAAGGCTGAATCAAAACAATGAGGGTTTTTAAAGTTGTATCACCATTTCTGGCAGGGTATTCCGTAATTGCTCCAAGCCGTTCATATTTCACTGCttctgattttgtttgtttatttgtacaGAGGACAGCAGTGTTTACCCCTCATTTCTACGCAAAAGATTGATTATTGCCCTACCTGCTCCAACGGGTACCAACACATTCCATTTTTCCATGATATATTTGCTCATATCAAGGCCTGCTCCTCtttctggtttgttttttcttgcacCATGTAGAGGATGGGCGCACTTTCTACTTGTCCTCCACATTAGGCCCAGCTCTGCTCGGTGTCTTGGGCAGATTGTCCTTGTAGCGCCATCATCACTAAACAAACCAACCCGGGCGAGAATCAAATCTTTTTCGGTAGATACTGTAGTCTGGGACACTTTGACTTGTCTGAGATGAGACCTGACATCCTTGGTACAAGACGTAACAGGAAAATATTCTTTGATACCGGGGTACCGAGGAGAAATGTCGCACTTGTGGTCAGAGAATGATGCGAATGAACACGAAAGACTTTCAGCCATAGTTCAACGGGCGACTTTGAAGATGATCCGTTGTCACAATGTTATCTGAATTCGATTTACGTGCAAATAACGATTACGATTTGCGTGTAAAATATTCCAGATTTCGAAGTTTGTACGTATCACTTGACGCAGTATGTTTACGAAGCGCAATAAAGCCAGTGTAGGTCTAAGAATCCTGTATTTTTGCCGTTTACTGTTCTTGAAACGGCTCAACTACACGCCTAGTTCTAACtaaaaaagttgttttgtttcctgTAATTCAAGTCAAAGTGTCATTCGTAGTAGCCTGTGAATGTGGTGGTATTTCCGGTCTTCGTTCGTTTGTAATGGTCACGCGTTACTCTTTCTTGTTTACTTGCTGCAGTGTGCGCTATACAATGTTTTCCCTACAGTATAGGTCTTTCACCGTTTAAATTTGATTGTTGCGACATTTTATGGCAGGGATAtgcttattattataattgttactATTAAACAAGCACGAAATGCATGCAGCAGGATGGAATAACCTGAAAAAGTAATACCGGAAACTGCAAAAGACAATGAGAGAGTACGGAGATGTGGGGAGAAATTCAATTAAAGAGGCCGAGGGGCCTATGTTTCTGTAATTATCTTAAAGAATTTATGATTTGTGCACGTATTTTTTAAATATCTTTACGAAATCACGAAAATAACTTCAAGAGATGATTGATAGCCGCACTTCACACACCGCCTCAGCGTACAATTTCatttaaaacattaaaacataGAAGCTCAAATGCGCAGAATAATGCAACGGAATACCGCATCGATGACTTTTGCAAGGATTTAAATATCATTCAAAGTCTGTTGTAGAGCTGGTATATTTGTGAAACACCACCAATAACAGCATTGCCGATATTCTCTATGAGGTCACAAGTTTCACAGTTGTCAGTGTTTACTATTAGTGGAGGTCTTTGGCTGAGGGCCGCGCGGAAACATTAacagatgccaaaaattttattgttgataTTGCAAGGCCAAGGATTGGTCTTAACTGTGATGAAGATCGTTTGCAAGATAAATGTTGCTCATTGGAGATTTTTTGATCTAAATATGAGGCATTTTGTCAGTTCGTGACGGATTGCGTGACATAGGTAAATTTCGGAAGTGCCTGATTGACGCCAGTACATTCAAATGAGTTGAAACCTCTCAAGTAGAATGCCAAGGTATGTATATTTTTGTGTATCCAGTAGCAACATAAACTGATGCATTCCCTTTGCACTGCAGCTTTCTCCTTTTGGTGCTTGTAGCAGGAGAATTTCTGTCCTTCATACTAAAAAAAGTAAGGGGGGTGGTCTATCTCCCCCCGGAAAATTCCAAAATGTGAACCATTTcagaattttaagttttaagatGGAAACTTTAAACCGACCAAGTTTCAACGAAATCGGTGAAATGACCTGTATCACCCATGCCTGGTTATCTCCTGGAGAGACTCTTAAAACAGCCCCGTTTTTGGTCTGTGTTTGAGGGTGGGAATGTGCGAACGCTCTTTTTAAATTTGCATGTGATGTTCCGCCTTGTTAGTGTTGTAGAGGTGTTCTGTAGTTTATTGTACTCTTTTGGTAGTTTTTTCTTGCCTTTGTGCTAGTCTCGTAATTAGttgctattgtttttgtgtaacacttgtaaatttttgtcctAGTTTTCCTATAATTTGTACGATTTAGTTTAATGCTAATTTGCTGGGAGTTTGCAGGTTGTTTTGGTGGATGTACTGCGAGACAGAGTTATTTAAGTGCCCTTCTTTCTTCGAGAAACCGTCTAGAACCGggtcaatttcaatttgtaaatagttatCGTGTGTTCAGAGTTTATTCCTTTTAGTACG
This genomic interval carries:
- the LOC136930454 gene encoding uncharacterized protein, with the protein product MAESLSCSFASFSDHKCDISPRYPGIKEYFPVTSCTKDVRSHLRQVKVSQTTVSTEKDLILARVGLFSDDGATRTICPRHRAELGLMWRTSRKCAHPLHGARKNKPERGAGLDMSKYIMEKWNVLVPVGAGICKACRNEHKATQGGPAARIEQSTTVIHIPEYQLAPTAQPSTSYNEPSSPIEISALGEQHPPSCDEGSASDVFSSASQDSVTAGETSQEWQPTPQVQMKLHSLNNFLRIADGRVSPVRSQLSTVVESISSPTVRYYKRKGAQAVETVLEAIAPGQSKWLLQQVIERYSGAAESDANLPEKTLLSRLITLYNEATSWHTRRQILSVFVSDYSKTELLSLIPGLTKWRIDEARKHAYVASPGQVIEPPVLQRCRLDPVKVDHFLDFISSPTFLQDVAYGTKTLKLSSGEKIEIPNVVRTVVASRLIQLYQAYCKEYEFAPLGQSTLFNIVKICAASQKKSLAGLDSTQTDGVLAFATLYETTDKLCKLGRC